One Watersipora subatra chromosome 4, tzWatSuba1.1, whole genome shotgun sequence genomic window carries:
- the LOC137394395 gene encoding mannosylglucosyl-3-phosphoglycerate phosphatase-like yields the protein MNATAQSTDKTLTIFHFNDVYNIEPGSNEPLGGAARLVTAYQNIQDRNPMVLFSGDCLNPSLISIMERGNQMLPVFNGVGVTCAVLGNHEFDFGLEVLEEFMGKCKFPWLLSNVLDKHTGQPLAGAKETHLINWNGVAMVGFIGMAEEEWLGTLPKMDTSDMIFLDYVQTAQNLCKQLREQGADLVIALTHMSMKNDQHLLAEVKDIDIIFGGHDHHYVTEQIDNRYIVKSGTDFQNASIITLYLDTDNSLLPVMPNHIEKLVLDSSVPENANMKSIVDGYLESLDEMTRTVLGHSNADLDGLFEHIRAGETALGNLVADLMARSMDTDVAIINSGTFRSNCIHPRGEFTARDLFRMLPLFDQLCVLELTGMELHRALENGVSMYPELAGRFPQVSGVQFQVDPQREPGERIDAQTVLVKGRPLQYDKIYRVCVKEYIASGKDGYDILRSCPHIVSPKSGPQLSAIVRSYFEGSLHCSDRFCNKMNEEPHNIPLHNKDKVKFTPKIEGRIIIFTGDTKKADEIAGDINGNISRDLIADE from the exons ATGAATGCTACGGCGCAGTCCACAGATAAAACCCTAACTATATTCCACTTTAATGATGTGTATAACATTGAGCCTGGCTCTAATGAACCCCTCGGCGGAGCCGCACGACTCGTTACCGCATATCAGAATATACAAGACCGCAACCCAATGGTGCTCTTCAGCGGGGACTGCCTCAACCCATCCCTCA TCAGCATTATGGAAAGAGGAAATCAAATGCTTCCAGTATTTAATGGAGTCGGTGTCACCTGCGCTGTCCTCGGTAACCATGAGTTTG ATTTTGGTTTAGAGGTATTGGAAGAGTTTATGGGTAAGTGCAAGTTTCCCTGGCTATTATCTAACGTGTTGGACAAACACACGGGACAGCCACTTGCAGGGGCTAAAGAAACTCATCTCATCAATTGGAATGGCGTAGCGATG GTCGGATTCATAGGCATGGCTGAGGAGGAGTGGCTCGGTACCCTCCCTAAAATGGACACTTCTGATATGATATTCTTAGACTATGTCCAAACGGCTCAAAATCTTTGCAAACAGCTGCGAGAGCAG GGTGCCGACTTGGTCATAGCTCTCACCCACATGTCTATGAAGAATGACCAGCACCTACTGGCGGAGGTGAAGGACATAGACATAATCTTCGGTGGACATGATCACCATTATGTCACTGAACAG ATAGATAACAGATATATTGTAAAGAGTGGTACAGACTTCCAAAATGCCAGCATTATCACTCTGTACTTAGACACAGATAACTCCTTGCTTCCTGTCATGCCGAACCATATAGAGAAACTGGTGCTAGACTCGAGTGTTCCTGAAAATGCTAACATGAAAAGTATTGTGGACGGCTATCTAG AGAGTCTTGATGAGATGACTAGGACAGTCCTTGGACATTCCAATGCAGATCTGGATGGTCTGTTTGAACACATTCGTGCTGGGGAGACAGCGTTAG GAAACCTTGTGGCTGATTTAATGGCGAGATCAATGGACACAGATGTTGCAATCATCAATTCCGGCACTTTTAGGTCTAACTGTATTCACCCTCGAGGAGAATTCACAGCTAGAGATCTCTTCAGAATGCTTCCTTTATTTGACCAACTTTGTGTTTTAGAGCTCACAG GAATGGAGCTGCATAGGGCACTCGAAAATGGAGTCTCCATGTATCCTGAGCTCGCTGGCCGCTTTCCGCAAGTCAGCGGTGTTCAGTTTCAGGTAGACCCTCAGCGAGAACCGGGTGAGAGAATTGATGCGCAGACAGTATTGGTTAAGGGTCGGCCATTGCAGTACGACAAG ATCTACAGAGTGTGTGTAAAAGAGTACATAGCCAGTGGCAAGGATGGCTACGACATACTCAGGAGTTGTCCTCACATAGTCAGTCCCAAGTCAGGCCCTCAGCTCTCAGCTATAGTCAGATCATACTTTGAGGGGAGCTTACACTGCTCTGACAG ATTTTGTAACAAGATGAATGAAGAACCCCATAACATTCCTTTGCACAACAAAGACAAAGTGAAATTCACACCAAAGATTGAAGGTCGCATCATCATTTTCACCGGGGACACCAAGAAGGCAGATGAAATCGCTGGAGATATCAATGGCAATATTTCGCGGGATCTTATAGCGGATGAATAG